One genomic region from Ralstonia pickettii DTP0602 encodes:
- a CDS encoding endonuclease DDE (K15608: PAX2; paired box protein 2), translating into MNSASPMPYCDTAWRERVRVAPEIMLTDEERTKLTRLVRSKLTSVRLAQRARIVLLAANGLQNKDIAEQLGVGRVQVSRWRERYAQSGLAGIERDLPRGAPPVKVDTARLVELTTQTKPVAATHWSTRKMAAELGVSASTVMRHWHAHGLKPHIVRGFKVSRDPRFVEKLEDIVGLYMSPPEHALVLCCDEKSQVQALDRTQPGLPLKKGRAATMTHDYKRNGTTTLFAALNVLDGQVIAQCQQRHRHTEWLKFLRKIDRETPKDKTLHLIADNYATHKHPAVQDWLAKHPRINMHFTPTSASWLNMVERFFRDITTERLRRGVFTSVPELVDAINEYIAHHNTNPKPFIWTKSARDILQKVIRANRRLSSKQNGTLH; encoded by the coding sequence ATGAATTCGGCGTCTCCAATGCCCTACTGCGATACAGCGTGGAGAGAGCGAGTGCGAGTTGCCCCCGAGATCATGTTGACCGACGAGGAGCGAACCAAGTTGACGAGGCTGGTTCGGTCGAAGCTCACGAGCGTGAGGCTGGCGCAGCGCGCGCGCATTGTGCTGCTGGCCGCCAACGGATTGCAGAACAAGGACATCGCCGAGCAGTTGGGAGTCGGACGCGTGCAGGTCTCGCGTTGGCGTGAGCGGTATGCGCAATCGGGGCTGGCCGGTATCGAACGCGACTTGCCGCGCGGTGCGCCGCCGGTGAAGGTGGACACGGCGCGGCTGGTGGAGCTGACCACTCAAACGAAGCCCGTGGCGGCCACGCACTGGAGCACGCGCAAGATGGCCGCCGAGTTGGGCGTGAGCGCCAGCACCGTCATGCGCCATTGGCACGCCCACGGGTTGAAGCCGCACATCGTGCGCGGCTTCAAGGTCTCGCGCGATCCGCGGTTCGTCGAGAAGCTTGAAGACATCGTTGGCCTCTACATGTCGCCACCCGAGCACGCGCTGGTGCTGTGCTGCGATGAGAAGAGCCAGGTGCAGGCGCTGGATCGCACGCAGCCCGGCTTGCCGTTGAAGAAGGGACGTGCGGCCACCATGACGCACGACTACAAGCGCAACGGCACGACCACGCTGTTTGCCGCGCTCAACGTGCTCGATGGCCAGGTCATCGCCCAGTGCCAGCAGCGCCACCGCCATACCGAGTGGCTGAAGTTCCTGCGCAAGATCGACCGCGAGACGCCCAAGGACAAAACGCTGCATCTGATCGCAGACAACTACGCCACCCACAAGCATCCTGCGGTGCAAGACTGGCTGGCCAAGCATCCGCGCATCAACATGCACTTCACGCCCACCTCGGCGTCATGGCTGAACATGGTCGAGCGGTTCTTTCGCGACATCACGACCGAGCGACTTCGCCGCGGCGTATTCACCAGCGTGCCGGAACTGGTCGACGCCATCAACGAGTACATCGCTCACCACAACACCAACCCCAAGCCGTTCATCTGGACCAAGAGCGCTCGCGACATCCTACAGAAGGTCATTCGCGCCAACCGCCGCTTAAGTTCCAAACAAAATGGAACATTGCACTAG
- a CDS encoding metallophosphoesterase — protein sequence MSAGHVFICGDPHGEFGPLIESVHRHCPEAVVLAGDIQARRPLDEELASILPLTQVWWIPGNHDTDSDADYDNLFGSGLADRNLDGRVVTIAGLRIAGLGGIFRGQVWMPPEPSRVERATDYLAKCGKGNYWRGGLPRRHRSTIFPQTYNALLSQHADVLVSHEAPACHPHGFEAIDMLIETMRVKRAFHGHHHESTAYPTTGPCRIFGLGACAVATIDGEFLPSVLTCSDQDEGG from the coding sequence ATGTCTGCAGGCCATGTCTTCATTTGCGGCGACCCCCATGGTGAGTTCGGCCCGCTGATCGAAAGCGTCCACCGTCACTGCCCCGAGGCGGTGGTGCTCGCTGGCGACATTCAGGCCAGGCGTCCACTGGATGAAGAGCTCGCCAGCATCCTTCCCCTGACGCAGGTGTGGTGGATTCCTGGCAATCACGACACCGACAGCGATGCCGACTACGACAACCTTTTCGGCTCGGGCCTGGCCGACCGGAACCTGGATGGGAGGGTGGTCACGATCGCAGGCCTTCGGATTGCCGGGCTAGGGGGGATTTTTCGCGGCCAGGTCTGGATGCCGCCCGAACCATCGCGCGTAGAGCGCGCCACTGACTATCTGGCCAAATGTGGGAAGGGGAATTACTGGCGGGGTGGTCTGCCGCGGCGCCATCGCAGCACGATCTTCCCGCAGACCTACAACGCGCTATTGAGTCAGCATGCGGATGTCCTGGTCAGCCACGAGGCTCCGGCTTGTCACCCACACGGGTTCGAGGCGATTGACATGCTCATCGAAACAATGAGAGTGAAACGAGCGTTCCACGGCCATCACCACGAATCCACGGCTTATCCGACCACAGGACCGTGCCGCATCTTTGGTCTCGGTGCGTGCGCGGTAGCCACGATCGACGGAGAGTTCTTGCCCAGCGTCCTGACTTGTTCGGATCAAGACGAAGGAGGCTAG
- a CDS encoding histone H1-like protein gives MVAATKATTPTSAVTKRKPVAKKLTAPTKKASVLAREAQAAKKRLLKLRADTKKAIEAAKREVVKATEAAKSAARFEKQAAKDKLAAKKAKTAGAKKASGKAAATKVAPKKAAGSNAAATAVPKKAAVKSVTKKRAPAKKVAQTVATPEASA, from the coding sequence ATGGTCGCAGCAACCAAAGCAACGACGCCGACGAGCGCGGTTACCAAAAGGAAGCCTGTCGCAAAGAAGTTGACGGCACCGACGAAGAAGGCGAGCGTGCTCGCACGTGAAGCCCAGGCAGCGAAAAAGCGCTTGCTGAAACTGCGCGCCGACACGAAGAAGGCCATTGAAGCTGCAAAGCGTGAGGTCGTGAAAGCCACTGAAGCCGCAAAGTCCGCAGCGCGGTTTGAGAAGCAAGCCGCAAAGGACAAGCTCGCGGCGAAAAAAGCGAAGACTGCAGGCGCCAAGAAGGCATCAGGCAAAGCTGCCGCCACGAAGGTCGCCCCGAAAAAGGCTGCCGGTAGCAACGCCGCCGCGACTGCTGTGCCGAAGAAGGCTGCGGTGAAATCCGTGACGAAGAAACGAGCCCCGGCGAAGAAAGTGGCACAGACCGTCGCGACACCCGAAGCTTCGGCGTGA
- a CDS encoding PHA-granule associated protein 4: MATALAATKGEALKLLETEGVTVVDLDYESGWQDAIELARLGEKLGIRVQYRGHESIAVSSPAVLVAGLNRPKLTFRQRNLYCQFELGMLPVADLERLEGKAEKLGDYILAGHLTRDVDAVWTE, encoded by the coding sequence ATGGCGACAGCTCTGGCTGCGACCAAAGGCGAGGCACTAAAGCTCCTGGAAACAGAGGGCGTCACGGTCGTGGATTTGGACTACGAATCAGGATGGCAGGATGCGATTGAGCTGGCCAGGCTGGGCGAAAAGCTTGGCATACGTGTCCAGTATCGCGGCCATGAGAGTATTGCCGTCAGCTCGCCCGCTGTACTCGTTGCCGGACTGAATCGTCCAAAGTTGACGTTCCGTCAGCGCAATCTTTACTGCCAATTTGAGCTCGGCATGCTACCAGTGGCTGACTTGGAGCGCCTGGAGGGAAAAGCGGAGAAGCTCGGAGACTACATCCTCGCTGGACATCTAACGAGGGATGTCGATGCTGTATGGACGGAATAA
- a CDS encoding DNA-binding protein (K03746: hns; DNA-binding protein H-NS): MASYKELMSQKQALEAQLEEVRANEVAGVIERIQTLMAEYGLTVEDISKRRRGRPAGSGANKSKSELPPKYRDPKTGNTWSGRGRQPAWLGKNPKRFLIEAEA; this comes from the coding sequence ATGGCATCCTATAAGGAACTCATGTCCCAGAAGCAGGCCCTCGAAGCCCAACTGGAAGAGGTACGCGCTAATGAAGTAGCGGGCGTCATCGAGAGGATTCAGACTCTGATGGCGGAGTATGGCTTGACGGTCGAAGACATTTCCAAGCGCCGTCGCGGCCGTCCCGCGGGCAGCGGTGCAAACAAGTCGAAGTCGGAACTGCCCCCTAAGTACCGTGACCCCAAGACCGGGAACACTTGGTCCGGCCGTGGTCGCCAACCGGCTTGGCTTGGTAAGAACCCAAAAAGATTCCTGATTGAGGCAGAAGCCTAA